DNA sequence from the Thermodesulfobacteriota bacterium genome:
GCCGGCGGGGTGAGCCTCGCCATAGTGCCGTACCGCGCGGACTTCCCGTTCGCCGAACTCGGAAAGGGCTACGGCCTTGCGTCCGCTAACTGAGGGTGATCATGCCGCATAAGGCTTCCACCTGCGCGATCTGCAGGTGCCGTATAAGGGAGACGGCGCTTTTCTCCGAACTCTCGGAAAAGCAGCTCCAGCCCTTCAAGGACGCGGTCGCCGTCTCCTCCCATAAGAAGAAGGAGGCCGTCTTTACCGAGGGGGAGGAGTGCACGGGTCTTCATATAATCTGCACGGGAAGGGTAAAGCTCTTAAGGTCGTCGAGGAGAGGCAGGCAGCAGATAATAAAGATACTCCAGCCCGGAGACATGCTGGGGATGGAGATATTCTATGATGGCAGGTGCTACGTCAATACCGCGGTGGCCATGGACGATACGGACCTGTGTTTCATAGAGAGGGATGCCTTTTTCCGGATAGTC
Encoded proteins:
- a CDS encoding Crp/Fnr family transcriptional regulator, translated to MPHKASTCAICRCRIRETALFSELSEKQLQPFKDAVAVSSHKKKEAVFTEGEECTGLHIICTGRVKLLRSSRRGRQQIIKILQPGDMLGMEIFYDGRCYVNTAVAMDDTDLCFIERDAFFRIVRKESGVSGKLVVALGRELKHAYDRIGDMGLMSAREKLAQLLSTLAGEYGIAHDGGIKLNLTLSRLEIAELLGITQETSIRLLKSFKKEEIIDIKRKEILIRAPEKLRQIGGGE